TAAGGATTTGTAGACCATAAAGAAGCCCCTTTAAGCATAGCTCTTCTAGGAAGTTTTAAACCGGCAAGAATCAATTCAGCAAAATCTTCGGGTTGCAACACGCTATCTACTGAACCTTTTTCTGCAATACCGGCTTCAATTGACATATCCGATTCTATGGTGCTTGGGGTCAATGTAACAACCCTGATATTGTTTTTACGTACTTCCTTCATCAAGGATTCAGACATGCCAATAACTGCAAATTTTGATGCTGAATAGGCTGATGTAGTTGCATTTCCATTTAATCCTGCTGTGGAAGACACATTAATAATATCGCCTTCATTTTTAGCAATTAAAGACGGTAAAACTTCTTTAGTCACATAATACATGCCCATAAGATTGGTTTGTATAATTTGAGTCCATTGTTCAACCGGCATGTCATTAAATGAACCAAAGCCCCCTATACCCGCGTTATTAACTAAAATATCTACACCGCCTAATGTGTCTATGATTTTTTTAATACTTGTTTTGACGTCCTCATAATTGCCCACATCGAATACCGCATAAGTAGCGCTTACGCCCAGTGCTTCAATTTCTGAAACGGTTTCTTTTAATGTACTTTCGGTTCTACCAGTAATGGCTACATCAATACCTTCTTTGGCAAAGGCAATTGCCGTCGCTTTTCCAAGACCTCTACCACCACCTGTTATAATTGCTTTTTTGTTTTTTAGATTGCTCATGTTTTTTCGTATTAGTTAACTTTTGTCCAGTAATCCATAATAAAAGCACCTCCTATTATTGGACCAACTTTACTTACCAAATCTAAATGTGCTTTATGAAAAAGATAAATTTCTCTGGCATGCTCATCATTAAATGTTATTGTGAAGGTATGCGTAAAACCTTCACTGTGACCTTCTTCACTATCATTAACACCCCATTCAATATTCACGATTTCTGGAATTTCATTTTTAAGATTTACAAAAGTTTCAACAGCTTCATTTATTTGAGCTTCGGTAGCTTCTTCTTTATATTTAAGATTTACTATGTGTCTTAAAAATTTGCCTTCTCTATTAATTTTCGGTGCAATTTTATAAGTTACCACCTTATTCAAATCAAACTGATTAGAGCCTGCAATAAGAAAATCTTGATTGTCGATTTTATGAGATCTTAAACCGTAATAGATGGAAAATCCTGTTTCTAAATAATTGATAGGACTAAGAATGCCAGCTTCGTTTAATTTTAATAATTGAATACTCGCATCATCTCTTGTGCCAACTGCTAAAACAGCTTCGTTATTATCGCTTGAAACAATTTCAATTCGTGTTTGTCCTTGTAGTTTTGTGGTTTCATCATCTTTAAGAACAAAATGTGGTACTAAAGCTCCCTTTTTATTCACTTTAAATACACTTACACCATCACCATGATAAGTGAATTTTTTTCTTTTTATAAAGTTGGTAGTAGTATCGTAGTATTTGTGATGTCTATGACCTACTATTACGTACTTATTTTCGCCTAAAGTTACTCCTGTTACTGGGTATGCTCCTGTTAAATATCTATCTGTATTATTATCATCAATATTATTTATGTTCTTGAAAGTTCCGTCATCATAAACTCTGAAACTACTAACACCATTGTCTTGAAAACCTCCTGTGTATAAAAAGGTTTTACCCTTTATTTTGTGAGTAAACATGCCAATAATTCCATCAGTGTGAATGGTTTCATCATCTTTCATAGATTGCACATGTGTTAGCTTTCCATCGTTTTGTATTTTGAAACTACTCAAGCCAGGTGTTTCTTCTAGGCCACCAATGAAAAGATATGATGCATTTTTCATATGTATCACTTGCAAGGTAATTGCCGTTCCCAAATGGGTTTCATTCGTATCTTCAAC
This genomic stretch from Cellulophaga algicola DSM 14237 harbors:
- a CDS encoding Dabb family protein, with the translated sequence MKIIKYFALIIILALSQFSLAQNSDDSMLYRKDFKSISGKNTVSVTSYVKNGIHLVYAGGVGNVDVYSLNKDGILTPISNHELYKGTGPSRGMVADNINGTDFLFVANKHGNVIETFKILDNGSLDRVSLVEDTNETHLGTAITLQVIHMKNASYLFIGGLEETPGLSSFKIQNDGKLTHVQSMKDDETIHTDGIIGMFTHKIKGKTFLYTGGFQDNGVSSFRVYDDGTFKNINNIDDNNTDRYLTGAYPVTGVTLGENKYVIVGHRHHKYYDTTTNFIKRKKFTYHGDGVSVFKVNKKGALVPHFVLKDDETTKLQGQTRIEIVSSDNNEAVLAVGTRDDASIQLLKLNEAGILSPINYLETGFSIYYGLRSHKIDNQDFLIAGSNQFDLNKVVTYKIAPKINREGKFLRHIVNLKYKEEATEAQINEAVETFVNLKNEIPEIVNIEWGVNDSEEGHSEGFTHTFTITFNDEHAREIYLFHKAHLDLVSKVGPIIGGAFIMDYWTKVN
- a CDS encoding 3-ketoacyl-ACP reductase, with amino-acid sequence MSNLKNKKAIITGGGRGLGKATAIAFAKEGIDVAITGRTESTLKETVSEIEALGVSATYAVFDVGNYEDVKTSIKKIIDTLGGVDILVNNAGIGGFGSFNDMPVEQWTQIIQTNLMGMYYVTKEVLPSLIAKNEGDIINVSSTAGLNGNATTSAYSASKFAVIGMSESLMKEVRKNNIRVVTLTPSTIESDMSIEAGIAEKGSVDSVLQPEDFAELILAGLKLPRRAMLKGASLWSTNP